One genomic window of Hydra vulgaris chromosome 03, alternate assembly HydraT2T_AEP includes the following:
- the LOC100214311 gene encoding putative uncharacterized protein DDB_G0282133 isoform X2, whose protein sequence is MVNNSQDQEEKQFDDDFFLSSNENNITNDLNSTYKINESDNEEKLVNSNSSKPSSRLHSRKSSTSSINKVSLQKSYTGSADSEDELLLSPKNSQEIDYNIKSKPNSETSKLPASARSLINDVQESRNNSRYSNYENSDNNDRNSQLSNTSRQSVRKSSPDFSNDDQKVSAKIQSNDNSQINDNKHYDDTFSENDTAYSRPSSLKSTDHSEEDSENETSLIKNEKDKNDLSEKNTENKETKKTQPNQKVVHSNKPPPKGRIAFVSSPRKPGGAAKGRGRGSINNGKNPEKKSIVVDRVLSANRNKARNLHNIIAQLQQEIKDLSSENRYLQRSAKLQDREIRKLDNAEAELPLLLKKHSNEINAMQERYRRMKEKAEQYRNSVKKQEEILLKTQESLKKYEAIVKDKKLDERYALQEKIKNMEKESEDKDKKISELTRLLAITKKSHIREIKETSEKHKKVLDDLHRSENDCAELTRKLKEKEKLLELTNIYSLRVNRRSSKEEERVMIFSPTEPVPPAIKRYQEEQQQKHEESETSRESNAPTKDSSQRRAKQKKNHAKLIAKEEFDQDKSDNEIGNNLKYEIKKHEGPELYPEGQKTEEEPELRISEKKKLRKENDRKKEENLRLEQERINEAKKLIFEDLESKDIKKKEEELKIKEEKAKIEEENKYLLQKLKENEDLEKQRKKELLLARMKAIDLGMHPDDFKDESHNDLIAKPTEVKKKEKPIFLQTNSPNNEKKYFSSSDKHLEVEHERLSNHHKPERKLSWDFKKTDENLHKGLPAHFDSDSPVTRRRNVAEQTENNPVRGLRSDDDLFTNSDQRANGKRHKINNGMREDSLEEFPKNNTFKKNSPFDMFDDPFNAKKKNTYEKKQNLLNNSDDELNNYSSYQPTISNKPMSRQQRHTNKLNSDRSDNFIANLEELILI, encoded by the exons atggtAAATAACAGTCAAGATCAAGAGGAAAAGCAATttgatgatgatttttttttaagtagtaatgaaaataatattacaaatgaTCTTAAttctacttataaaataaatgaatctGATAATGAAGAGAAATTAGTTAACTCTAATAGTTCAAAGCCCTCATCTCGTTTGCATAGTAGAAAATCAAGCACAAGCTcaattaataaagtttctttgcaaaaaagttatactGGATCTGCTGATAGTGAAGATGAATTATTGCTTTCACCAAAAAATTCTCAAGAAattgattataatataaaatcaaaaccaAATTCTGAAACATCAAAATTACCAGCATCAGCAAGATCCTTGATTAACGATGTTCAAGAAAGTAGAAATAATTCAAGATATTCCAATTATGAAAATTCTGATAATAATGATAGAAACTCACAACTAAGTAATACTTCACGACAGAGTGTAAGAAAAAGTTCACCAGATTTTTCGAATGATGATCAAAAGGTTTCAGCTAAAATTCAAAGTAATGATAATTCTCAAATTAATGACAACAAACATTATGATGATACATTTTCTGAAAATGATACTGCTTATTCCAGACCTAGCTCACTAAAAAGTACAGATCACAGTGAAGAAGATAGTGAAAATGAaacttcattaattaaaaatgaaaaggatAAAAATGATTTGTCTGAAAAAAATACTGagaataaagaaactaaaaaaacacaGCCTAATCAAAAAGTTGTTCATTCAAATAAACCTCCACCTAAAGGAAGAATTGCATTTGTGTCAAGTCCAAGAAAACCag gggGTGCAGCTAAAGGTCGAGGTCGAGGCAGCATAAACAATGGTAAGAACCCAGAGAAAAAAAGTATTGTGGTGGATCGAGTACTTTCTGCAAATCGAAATAAAGCACGAAATTTGCATAATATTATTGCACAATTGCAACAAGAAATTAAAGATTTGTCTTCTGAAAATAGATATTTGCAGAGATCGGCAAAGCTGCAGGATCGTGAAATTCGTAAGTTAGATAATGCTGAAGCAGAACTTCCTTTGCTTTTAAAGAAACACAGTAATGAAATAAATGCTATGCAGGAGAGGTATAGACGTATGAAAGAAAAAGCAGAACAATATAGGAATTCTGTAAAGAAACAAGAAGAAATTTTATTGAAGACACAAGAATCATTGAAAAAGTATGAAGCAattgtaaaagataaaaagcTAGATGAACGATATGCTTTGcaggaaaagataaaaaatatggaaaaagaatcagaagataaagataaaaaaatctcA GAACTAACTCGTTTGCTGGCTATTACTAAAAAAAGTCACATTAGAGAAATAAAGGAAACTagtgaaaaacataaaaaagtattggATGACTTGCATCGATCAGAAAATGATTGCGCTGAACTTACTCGTAAATTGaag gaaaaagAAAAGCTGCTAGAGCTAACAAACATATATTCTCTGCGGGTTAATCGTCGTAGTAGTAAAGAAGAAGAAAGGGTTATGATATTTTCCCCTACAGAACCGGTCCCCCCGGCTATAAAACGCTATCAAGAAGAACAACAACAGAAACATGAAGAATCTGAGACTTCCCGTGAATCAAATGCTCCGACAAAAGATTCATCTCAACGGCgagctaaacaaaaaaaaaatcacgctAAACTTATAGCTAAAGAAGAATTTGATCAAGACAAATCAGACAATGAAattggaaataatttaaaatacgaaataaaaaaacacgaaGGTCCAGAGTTATATCCAGAAGGTCAAAAAACAGAAGAAGAACCGGAGCTAaggatttcagaaaaaaaaaagctaagaaAAGAGAACGATCGTaagaaagaagaaaatttaAGATTAGAACAAGAAAGAATAAACGAAgcgaaaaaacttattttcgaAGATTTAGAATCAAaggacattaaaaaaaaagaggaggaactaaaaataaaagaggaaAAAGCAAAAATAGAAGAAGAAAACAAGTATTTGCttcaaaagttaaaagaaaatgagGATTTAGAAAAGCAGAGAAAAAAAGAGCTTTTGTTAGCCCGAATGAAGGCCATTGATTTAGGCATGCATCCTGATGATTTCAAAGATGAATCTCATAACGATTTAATAGCTAAACCGACTGAAgtaaagaagaaagaaaaaccAATTTTCCTACAAACTAATTCTCCGAAtaacgaaaaaaaatattttagttctaGTGATAAACATTTAGAAGTTGAACACGAGAGACTCTCAAATCATCATAAGCCTGAAAGAAAATTGTCATGGGATTTCAAGAAAACAGATGAGAATTTGCATAAAGGTCTGCCTGCACACTTTGATTCAGATTCACCTGTCACTAGACGAAGAAATGTTGCTGAACAAACTGAGAATAATCCAGTTCGTGGGCTGCGTTCTGATGACGACCTTTTTACCAATTCCGATCAACGGGCAAATGGCAAACGTCATAAAATTAACAATGGCATGAGAGAAGATTCATTAGAAGAGTTTcctaaaaataatacatttaaaaaaaactctccaTTTGATATGTTTGATGATccatttaatgcaaaaaaaaagaatacttatgaaaaaaaacaaaatttactcaATAATTCAGACGACGAGCTAAATAACTATTCTAGTTACCAGCCAACGATTTCTAATAAACCTATGTCAAGACAACAACGACATACAAACAAGTTGAATTCTGATCGATCTGATAACTTTATTGCTAATCTtgaagaattaattttaatttaa